In Methanofastidiosum sp., a single genomic region encodes these proteins:
- a CDS encoding undecaprenyl-diphosphate phosphatase yields the protein MNILELFIVGAIQGFLEFLPVSSSGNVSLILMNFLKITPSESFSLSLFLHLGTLLAVLVYFRNDLMDILKNIKTNKTSHFLIVSTILTGIAGVPIYLLLKSVLENIQIDVGNIIIGLFLIATGFILKYRSKSGFKKVEDSNILDMAITGIAQGISIIPGISRSGSTLAVLLGRGFDKEEALRISFLMSIPAILGGIVLEANDMTFVIGTFPALISAFITSIIVIKVLLEFAKKLNFSYFCIGLGVITVIISLFIL from the coding sequence ATGAATATTCTCGAATTGTTCATAGTTGGGGCTATACAAGGATTTTTAGAATTTTTACCTGTTTCTAGTTCGGGTAATGTATCGTTAATTCTAATGAATTTTTTAAAAATCACTCCTTCAGAAAGTTTTTCGTTGTCTCTTTTTCTTCATTTGGGAACTCTTCTTGCAGTATTGGTATATTTCAGAAATGATCTGATGGATATTCTAAAAAATATCAAAACAAACAAGACGTCACATTTTTTAATTGTGTCTACTATCCTTACAGGTATTGCGGGCGTTCCAATATATCTCTTATTAAAATCCGTTTTAGAAAACATTCAAATAGACGTTGGGAATATTATTATTGGACTATTTCTTATTGCTACAGGTTTTATTTTAAAGTATAGGTCTAAATCTGGGTTTAAAAAAGTAGAAGATTCAAATATTTTGGACATGGCAATTACAGGTATAGCACAAGGGATTTCTATAATTCCAGGCATCTCGAGATCTGGTTCAACACTTGCAGTTCTTTTAGGGAGAGGATTTGATAAAGAAGAGGCATTAAGAATCTCGTTTTTGATGTCTATTCCGGCTATACTTGGCGGAATTGTTTTAGAAGCAAACGACATGACATTTGTAATTGGTACATTCCCTGCATTAATTAGTGCATTTATTACATCGATAATAGTAATTAAAGTGCTGTTAGAGTTTGCAAAAAAATTAAACTTTTCTTATTTCTGTATCGGACTTGGGGTAATTACAGTAATAATATCATTATTCATTCTTTAA